A genomic stretch from Zeimonas sediminis includes:
- the holA gene encoding DNA polymerase III subunit delta, translating into MSQVRPEGLAAAIARGLPPLVWIHGDEPLLALEASDAVRAAARAAGATERIVFEGGRGFRPEALAAEAGALSLFGDGKLLELRLPAKPGKELGQALAEIASRLADAVRVLVLSPRLDRSVTDSAWFAAVDRHALVVPVYPVSRQQLPQWIGARLARQNQRADPATLEFIAERVEGNLLAAHQEIRKLALLFPEGELPPDETRAAVLNVARYGAFDLVDPMLAGDAARVMRTLDGLRAEGEAGPLVLWSVADALRTLLRLHEAIVAGRPLAGELRAARVFGPREQLFQSALRRLDAQAVRDALQGAARTDRMMKGLAAGDAWRALETLALAIAGAPLPARNDRGP; encoded by the coding sequence GTGAGCCAGGTTCGTCCCGAGGGGCTGGCGGCCGCGATCGCCCGCGGGCTGCCGCCGCTCGTGTGGATCCACGGCGACGAGCCGCTGCTGGCGCTCGAGGCCTCCGACGCGGTCCGGGCGGCGGCGCGGGCAGCCGGCGCGACCGAGCGCATCGTGTTCGAAGGCGGCCGGGGCTTCCGGCCCGAGGCGCTGGCCGCCGAGGCCGGCGCGCTGTCCCTGTTCGGCGACGGCAAGCTGCTCGAGCTGCGCCTGCCGGCCAAGCCCGGCAAGGAACTCGGCCAGGCGCTCGCCGAGATCGCGTCCCGCCTTGCCGACGCGGTCCGGGTGCTGGTGCTGAGCCCCAGGCTGGACCGCTCGGTCACCGACAGCGCCTGGTTCGCCGCCGTCGACCGGCACGCGCTGGTCGTGCCGGTGTACCCGGTCTCGCGCCAGCAACTGCCGCAGTGGATCGGCGCCCGGCTGGCGCGCCAGAACCAGCGCGCCGACCCGGCCACACTCGAATTCATTGCCGAGCGGGTCGAGGGCAACCTGCTGGCCGCTCACCAGGAAATCCGCAAGCTCGCGCTGCTCTTTCCGGAAGGCGAGCTGCCGCCCGACGAGACCCGCGCCGCGGTGCTCAACGTGGCCCGCTACGGCGCCTTCGACCTGGTCGATCCGATGCTCGCCGGCGACGCCGCGCGCGTGATGCGCACGCTCGACGGCCTGCGCGCCGAAGGCGAAGCGGGGCCGCTGGTGCTTTGGAGCGTGGCCGACGCGCTGCGCACGCTGTTGCGCCTGCACGAGGCGATCGTCGCGGGCCGCCCGCTGGCCGGCGAGTTGCGCGCGGCGCGCGTGTTCGGGCCGCGCGAGCAGCTCTTCCAGTCGGCCCTGCGCCGGCTCGACGCGCAGGCGGTCAGGGACGCGCTGCAAGGGGCGGCCCGGACCGATAGAATGATGAAGGGGCTTGCAGCGGGCGACGCGTGGCGCGCGCTCGAGACGCTCGCCCTCGCGATCGCCGGCGCCCCGCTGCCGGCCAGGAACGACCGTGGACCTTGA